The following DNA comes from Mycolicibacterium aromaticivorans JS19b1 = JCM 16368.
CCGCCTTGTTGGCATCGCTGGTCTCTGTCTTCTTGAGCGACGCACCCGTGCTCGGAACCGAGTCGGTGGCGGCCGAGCTGTCGGCGTTGCCCGCCCCTGCTGAGCCCTCGGTCGGAGTCTCCTTGGACGGGGTCGCAACCTCTGCGGTCGGGGCGGCCGACCGTGCGGCCACAGCCGCCGACGACGGCGGTGCCGGCGCACCCAGTGCCTGGGCAATCGTGTCCCGAGCGGCCAACAGGCTGGCGATCAATCCCGACGAGAAGGCGCCCGTATACGGGCTGAGGATCCCCACGGTGCCCTGTGCCGAATATCCGTTGAGGAAGGCATCCGTCACTGCGGCGGGGATCTTGATGAGGGTGCGGATGGCCGCCGCAACATCGCCGGCGTGCAGCGAGTCAACGACGAGTTGCCCGGCGTCACCAAATGCGTACGTGGCCCCCGCGATCGGTGAGATTGCGGAAAGGCCGACGCCCAGAAGAATGTTCGGCAGCGCATTGAGCACGTTGGAGACGTTCTTCGCGATTTCTCCGGGGATGTTGAAGACCGGGAGCAGGCTGATCAGAGGGGCCAGCACCAGTCCGAGACCACCCTGGAACAGCGTCTGCACCGCTGCGCTGAACTGTCCGGCCGCCAGCTGCTGAGTGGCGGTGAGGAACGCCTCGGGCAGCGCCGTCACGCCGGCGACGAGTCCGCCGAAGGCACCTCCCAGCGCCGTCGAGACCGTAGCGGCGTTGGCAAGTTGGTTGGTGATGATCTGCTGGATGATCGGATCCGGGCTGCCTTGCACCTGAGTTCCCAGCGCGGCGATGTTGGTGAATGAGGTCTCGATGACCTGGACCCAAGTGGGCAGGCTCTGCGACGTCGACGCAAGTGCCGTCGCAAGGGTCGACATGTGGATAGCCGGCACCTGCATGTCCGGCACCGTCATCGAAATCGGCGACGCGACGATCGCGCTCGCACCGACGATCGCGATGCCCGCGGAAACCTTCGAACGCAGCAGTACCTGCATTGCTTCTCCCTACTCCGTAGTAACGTTACGGAGACGTAACTTACTTTAACGTAAGTTACGGTGTCACCGATTTCGACAAACTCCCGAACATCGAGAATCGGCGCAACCCGTTCGTACGCCAATCGGCGGTGCGCAGCCACCAACCGGCCTGCGTCGAGATCGACGACATGGCGCGATTTAGTCGCACCTTGGCGCCCACACGTCGGTTTGGGCGCAGCGGGAAATGGGACTAGGGCTCCCAGACCAACTGGCGCAGTTCGGATGCCGCATCGCTCTCGGTGTCATACACCCGCACGATGGCCTCATCACCGGGCTGCAGGTACGTCGACTCCCCCAGCTTGGTGTAGCGCGTCGCACCGATGCCGATCAGAACCCGCTCAGGACGCCCGGACGCGACCATCAGCGCTCCGACATCCTCCAAAGGTGTATCGGGAGAGCCTTTTTGGTTGGCCAGTCGTTCGACGATCCAGTCCAGCAGCACCTCGCCGTAATACGAGTAGCCCAGCAGTGGGCTGTCCACTCCGTACTCGTGATGCACGCCGTCTGCGGTGCGCAGATGGCACAGCAGCCGCAGAGTCGCGGTCGGGCCGTCCGGGGTGAGGTCGCTGATGTCGAAGAACTGGTGCGCAACGCCTTTGGAGGAGTGGCCCCAGTTCTTCTTGTGGCTGATCTTGGCCGCGTTGGGCCGACGGATCGAGCAGTCGTTGAACGCGCCGAGCGCAAACGGCCGCAGCGTGACCACAGTGTCGCCCTCCCACACCACGTCACAGGCCAGCCCGACCTCGGGCTCGATCTGCAGATTGAGCGGGCCGTCGGCCTCTGTCGTCTTGGGCACCATCAACGCGTCGTGGGACAGCGGGAACTCACCCAGGAAGCTGTCATTCCCGGGTG
Coding sequences within:
- a CDS encoding DUF5718 family protein, with product MIELDLDEVRGWFGFGVAGNFAGHLEQAGEAVDFVNVTSEGAAPKGIFPWYAPGNDSFLGEFPLSHDALMVPKTTEADGPLNLQIEPEVGLACDVVWEGDTVVTLRPFALGAFNDCSIRRPNAAKISHKKNWGHSSKGVAHQFFDISDLTPDGPTATLRLLCHLRTADGVHHEYGVDSPLLGYSYYGEVLLDWIVERLANQKGSPDTPLEDVGALMVASGRPERVLIGIGATRYTKLGESTYLQPGDEAIVRVYDTESDAASELRQLVWEP